A region of the Candidatus Zixiibacteriota bacterium genome:
GCCTGGATGATCCGTTTTCAAATGGCCTCGGCGGCAATTCCGATCCCGTTCATCCTCTGGTGGCAATATCGATCCGTCAAACCGGCGCTGAGTTTCGCCGTTGGAGTCGCAGTGATGTTGTTTGCCTCGGGACTGGCCGACCTGTACTGGCTCGGACGATTCGGTGGCTCGACCATCACGAACATAACCATGAACGCCGGACTGCCCGCTCTCTATAAGACTATCCCAGGGCTTTTCCCGTTGATTCTGCTGCTGGCCCTGGTGCCGCCCTGGTCATTCGTTTCGGCTGTAGCGATGTTCCGCAAGAGCTTTCTGATGCGCCACGCGGTTCTGGTCGGCAGTTCATTTTTCTTCGTGTTGTTTCACCTCGCGATGGCCAACCAGCAGGAGCGATTCGTATTCCCGATCATTCCCGCCTTTTTGCTTATGTCGGTCCTGGCTGTCTGGCACAAGAAAGAGGACAAAGGGTATGTTCTCAAGAGTCCGCGTTTGTTGCATTGGCTGGTCGGAAGCAGCGTTGTCCTTGATCTGGTATTGTTGATATTTCTTACGCCCGGTTACGGACATAAAGGACTGATCGAACCGGTGGTGCGGATCAGAGCGGAGGAGCCTTCGGCGCATGTGCTGTTCATCCAGCCGGGCATCCACAAATGGATACCGATAAGTTACGGTGGTGAGGCAATGTCTCGTTTTTATGTGCGCGAATGGGACGCTCTCGATCGTGCCCGATCCGATGGCGGTGCGTTCGATTACGTGGTGTTGCTGCCGCGCGATGCTGCCGATCTGAACGCCTATGAGGACTCCGCACGCACGGTTTGCGGAGCGATAGTCCCGGATTTCGAGGTAGCGCCGTCTTGCTATGACTGGCTGCTGCACAAGGCCAACCCGCATCATAATCCTGATTACGCGGCGTTTGTTTATAAGTCGAAGTAATAGAGGTCTTTGAATATGGGAGTGGGAAAGGCGGTTGCCGAAAAGCAACCGCCCTGAACGCAACTATACTCCAGCGAAGGAAATATCTTTGAACAAAAGGCTCGGTCGGATGATACTGGAATAGCGATAGACATCGTTGCCGACCTCAGCCAGACTCCCCCAGAGATCGAGAGTGTTGCCGGAAATGTTCATCTCGTTCACCGGCTGGGTAAGCGCCCCGTCTTCGATCAGCATACCGATAATACCGTAGGAGTAATCGCCGGTGGTGCTGTTGTTGTTGCCGCCGACGAAACTGGTCACGAAAATACCGTGTTTCACCTGGGCGATCAACTGGTCGAGATTCTTGTCGCCCAGTTCGAAGGTAAGGTTGGAGTAACCACCGGTTGTCGGTTTCATGCCTAACTTGCGGCCGTAGTAGTCATCCACGAAATAGTGTTTAAGAACGCCTTTGTCGATCATGGTGCGATGTTTGGCCGCGATTCCCTCACCGTCGAAAAGGCGAGAGCCCATGCCGCGCGGAATAAAGGGATCATCGATCATGGTTAGTTTGTCGGAGGCGATTTTCTGCCCGAGTTTACCCTCAAGAAACGAGGACTTTTGTTGTAGAGCGCTGGCCTGCATGGGATAAGTGAGAGCGCCGATCATGCGTGAAGCGGCGCGGTTCTCGACCAGCATGTCGTAAATGCCTGAGGCCAGTTTCTTTTGTCCCAGTTGGCGCAGGGAACGTTGCACCGCCTCTTTTCCGCAGGCAGTTGGGTCCAGCAGATCAGCAATGTAATGCACCGGGGCATAGCTCCAGTCGGATACCTTGTGACCTTGACCGTCATCGACCGTGAC
Encoded here:
- a CDS encoding TldD/PmbA family protein, with the protein product MNNNDRLLLADWVISRAKAHGATEVKVNITNDRGVNVDYRDGKLDRLTEATENSLSLALYIDGKYSSSSTCDIRKETLEHFISEAVAMTRYLDSDPYRTLPDPALYEGREAHDLELYDARLDQVTPEKRVQIAANMEEVARAASDKVTSATAYYYDGKSSSVKVHSNGFQGSQESTNFGSGVEVTVDDGQGHKVSDWSYAPVHYIADLLDPTACGKEAVQRSLRQLGQKKLASGIYDMLVENRAASRMIGALTYPMQASALQQKSSFLEGKLGQKIASDKLTMIDDPFIPRGMGSRLFDGEGIAAKHRTMIDKGVLKHYFVDDYYGRKLGMKPTTGGYSNLTFELGDKNLDQLIAQVKHGIFVTSFVGGNNNSTTGDYSYGIIGMLIEDGALTQPVNEMNISGNTLDLWGSLAEVGNDVYRYSSIIRPSLLFKDISFAGV